CATTAATCTTTATCCCTTTAGGCGTACTCAGATGCTGATTAGGCTAGTGAttccactgatcgtcgttctactactggttgttgtttgtttgtttcctggcgacgctctcatttcttAGTGAGCTAAGAAGCAAATGttcactgctcgatcaagcaCAGAAGTTGAATACCGTGctctcgctgacaccactgctgaggttgtcttgattcgttggcttctcgcagacttgggtgctcctcagtcATCCCCGACCAATGTTTTTTGTGACAatcgcagtgctattcagattgcgcATAATGATgcgtttcatgaacgcaccaaacacattgagattgattgttaCTTTGTCTGGCAATGTCTCCTTGTTGATGTTGTTCACCTCGTTATTGTTGGAACTCTAGATCAGACTACTGACATCTTCACGAAGGCTTATCATCCTACTTGTTTTCGGACTCTAGCATCTAAACTCAAGATAGTATCTTTAGCTCCTACTTGAATTTGAGGAAGGATgttaaagaataattaaaatcaattagtatcatttatattaTATAGAATATgtgtatattaattgtagaatcgtatgtttttattattttgattcttctAGCACCTATATATTATACCTTTTCAGCACACTTAATAATATACTCTTCAAATTATTCTCTTGTTTCTAAtatagagaaaagaaaaaaaaattgtattagtGAACCTTCATTGTGAAAGTGTAGATAAAAATGTCtcgttaaaattttttcaaacgaTAATTTTGACCTTGTCTTTTAGCTAAAATATAAGTTTAAAGATGAAATATTTCATGTATTAGAGATAGAATAAAAGATATTCTTTCTCTCTAAAGTATATAAAACTTTactgtattttatttattgaatggtATTAGACCAAGGGAAATTTGGCAAAATATACTCAGGTCATCACTGTTTTTTTGTATAAAGATTATTATAATATTTCATCAACTGAACCCAACCAACCCATAATAAAGAACTCATACTCACTACATATCCTCTAGTAGTATATGGTAATATAATAGCTCTCTCAATTTACACTCTCCCTTCATCAAATACAAAGTGAATGTTTTTTCTAAGGACCAAATAGAAATGATGTTTATAATGGAGATGGGGCAGATGCTGCTTTTATGTCCTCCGAGAAACCAGAAAGAGGGCCAGGTGCTGCAGCTCCAGAACTTAGAAGCTCAAACATTGCACGTCCAGGGTTCATTCTTTGCTTCTCACACAGTTCTGGCAAAAGCACCCCTGCTTATATAGCGCATCAAAGCAACATTTATTAttctctataataataataataataataataataataataataataaaaaaaaaaaaaaaaacagagtccTCGGTAAATATTCAAGTTAGCAAATGTAAAATATTCTACCACATCATGAAAAAGGACCcctcacttcttttttttttattaattttatttttggtaagGATAGAACTATCGAAGAGTGACTATATACTATAGATTAGATTTGAGGAAGTGAGGTTGCAGGCAGGGACGGATCTAGAAATGATATTATGGGGGGCcaataatacatataatattaaaaattatataaaaaaattatataatataagatgtattacaaaaatatattgacaaagaatatattttaaagtaaaaagaaatatgtgtatactttttactaacgaaatggtcgattcttcatatcataaaattcaccgataatagaatttgtgtaaaatttttcagtaattttcttttcaatataattaaaagaaaattatcaagaaattcatcttttattttgtttctaagttatttttcacaatatttatagttgaaaagatctcttaattgtagcagttgaaacagagaaaattaataccaaatgaataaaaaaagacggctataagaagaaaaagaattcactttatgatatttaaaattttttatttaattaaaaaatattagtaataatatctttttcaaatttctttaatattgttacttactttttagatattaaaaattattaatatttaaattagactgaatttttatttatactagactaaatactaaatatttttttaaaaaaaattaaattatacataataacttattactcTTAAAAAAAAGTTGGGGGCGGAGGCCGCCACTCGCCCCCCTTATATCCGTCCCGGTTGCAGGTAAGGTATCCGGGTGCTTTCATAGAGCATGGTACCATACACCACTCATTTTCGTGTGCCAACATGTCGTTGTTAAAACATATTATTCTATATATACAGAAAGTGTTTATTCTTATTGCATTGGTTGTTGAATATATAAGTTCTTGGAGAAGCTGTTCAAATAATTAAGGTCACAACAAGGAATTTTCAACTACGACCATTATTGTTTTACTTTCTCGTTCTTTCTAATATATTAatcgaaaatatttgataataaaaaaaattaatcaaaaataattataacttacttaataataaattttaaataagataaattttaattgttttcgTTTTTGTTTTTCTAGTATTATCATATATTAATAATGTAAGGTAGCTAATGACCACAAGGATATTacttttgaaattaagataataaaacaaTACAAGTGAAGAGTTATTTTAACTCTTGCCGTTTGgattaagtttaaattttatttttaatatttaaaatattttatttttattctaaatattttattttaattttttgatcaaaattaaaattttttcttttaaaattatcccttattttattatgattttcttCTAATCATAATTGTAATGATCATAACGATGATTTTAGTGATTTGAGAATAGTAAACTTGacaaaataatgttaaaaaaataataataaaggaaaaaaaaatcttttttaaaagaaatctttttaattttaactagAAGACTAACATaggacaaaataaaatatttaaaaaaaaataagttatttcaaatgtttgagataaaattaagatttaaccaaaataataaagattaaaacaatatttttttaaaaaatatctttaatatttaattttataaaaaaatatctttaatatttaattttatacaacTTTTTTTCTaacgtttttttatttttgttaaaattatcttTGGACCTctgtttaaaatattaaaaacaaaattaaaaaattcaagaataattttgaaataattaaaaatttagggacaaaattaaatgaactaaaagtatttaaaataaaattaaacactaAAATGTTTTAGAAGAAAATAGTAAATATTAACAACAAAAACATATGCTTTACTTTTACTAAATACAGAAATCGGTATATAGTTTATTTCTGTATGCAATTTTATTACGTTTCATTACGTGCGACGGTAGAAATTAATAAACAATTCTTACCCTCTCCAGCAGCCAAATTGAAGTAAAGGTCAACAATGTTGGGACATTTTAGGTAACAAGGTGGTGAGCAAAGTTTGGCACTGAATTGAGGCTCCAAGAATGCATCTGATGAAATGCCAACAAACTTCCTATCAACCCCACACGCCTCCACACATTCGTCTGTCTCTATGTAATCCCCCATCCTCTCTACCACCACTTCTGACGTCCGGCACTGGTACTCCACGCTGCCACCGCCCGCCCTCCGCGTCTCCAACAAACACCTCTTCCCTGAAGATGCTATTGAGAACGCACATGCTTCATTTGCCAACTCCTCACATACAACCTCCCCTGCCAAAAGATAGATCATGTATGTCAAAACTCAAAATATATATCATGTAAAAGTCAAAGAAACAATTGCACTGGCCATGGTATgaaatatatacatacaacatgaGAAATGTTCAATGTATGTACTATTTTGTATGGACATTTTGCTAGGATATTAGATGAAATTCGAGTTCTCAATACTTACTTAAACGGATGATGAGTGAATTAACCATTCGATGAACTCAAATTAGTTATGTTGAGattatatttaaaatagaaaatttgtgttcttatatttttaataaaagaatcaaaaatgcaaaaactttgtatttttagtttcgaacacatttttttttaatttgtattgtaTCATTTCCTAACTACTAAATGCAATTTTAGTAAGTAATAAATGACTTAACACAAtgtcttataaaaaataaatacagtTGATATAATTCAATAAAGCATACTTAATTACCGAAAGATACATGGATGAAGAGGGAAGAAAAGAACAAAACCAAAAGCAATTGGATCGAGAAAGACATGGTAAAGTTAAAATTCTGGCTATATAATATGGATTTTGTGATAGAGAAATAAAGGGGTTATGTATGTGTATGTAATGAGAATTAGTTATATGCTATATATGAAGGAGGAAATGTGATTTCAGCGAAAGATGTATATATAGGTGTGGTGGCATGAACAACGTTTATATGATAGACACGTTTGGAAGGCTCAATAACACAAAAGCTATTGTGGTAATATACGTGTAATGCTCTTTAGCTATGTAATAATAGACTAATAATTATTATACGCGACTACGCGTAATTATTAAGAGAAATGTCATATGAAATTACTGGCCCAAAATATTCTCCAACTAATAACTGTCATGTCCAATTATACAAAAGATGATCAAGATCTATACCGTATTTGAagaattttatgtattttaataaaataggtattttaataattttagttaacgattttaattataatataatatatattaattaaaattaatagtaaaaaatactAGAACATTAATGTCTTaagaatatttgaatttttttttaaagtatatatattAACTTCGTTTGTCTGTATTTTTAGgataaaacaaatatttttttaaaaataaatatttattttatgtgcttctgaaaaaaagataaaaacaataaataagtaattttttacattttttgaaAAGTAAATAGGGTCGAAACCTGCATTGTTTTTACATGAAGAGGAAGAAAAGTTGCAAAAAGATAAAATCTTAATCAGTGTAAAAATTcttagttatgatattttttgcgctatcttaaaaataaagtaaattatattctggttattatttattaaatttaaaaatttaattacattttaaaataaaaagtcacCTCTAGTGCATACAAatattattatcaaaataaaactttttaattaaattttttattattattaaaatatccttaaaaagataatatataaattgaatatTCTATCACAAGtttatgtaattattttattttatactaataaataaatatataataaaatatttttgctcataactaaaattgtaattttatataaaaaacatttctataaatatattcaaatataaaatatctttccacttttattttttttcttttacttttaaaaaaataattcttccGACCGCACAAATGGCCATTATGTTGTTCACCTTCCATGCGTTATTATTATTCACGGACATGTGTGAAGTGCATTTGTTGCAGATGAGTAAACAGCAGTCAACCGAATCCTACATATTTATTCATTTAATAATTTCTACGCAAAAGCTAAATCCGCGTACTTCTTTTGTTATAACTTCTaagttattttctttttatggACCAAAAACAGAAATTCAGAAAAGCTTCACTTAATTAGGTGGGATCATTATGCTAGCCATTGAAAATGAAGGCCAGGCTTTGAAACTAAAATGTTACAACTAATAAATAGTTGAAACATAAATGAAATGGAGCTCactttaaaaatcaaaacaataCACAGTTCCCTTAAATTAAATTACTCCTACTGTATATCATTTGAGTGATATTTCAAATTAGTTCTTAATAATAACACGATCGATTTTCATTCATTTTAAATTGTATATACTGTTAATTGTTAAAGAATATACATAGAGTCACAAGCCAAATTGTTGAAAGTTAAGTTGTTAACGTCGTAATTAAGTGACACTTtaattcttttcttgtttttcactacaaaaaaaattattcatttaaCTACACTTTttaagtataattaaaataaaaaatgccttatacaaaaattatgtttttttggCTTCGAAAATATTTTAGTGGGGAATATCTATTCAGTCGTTACTTATTCTCAAagtctatatttttttatatcaaaaattacatttttaatatttaggaATAGGGCGAGTTTTGCAAGTGTTGCGCTTCATGActaaaaattacactttttatCACCTGTACTTACCAGAATTCAAAATAATAGACTACACTTATTTTTTTCACTGTATCACCTTAAAAACATAACATTACATacttatacatattttatataagCATAGTCTTATATcccttagtttttattttaatatatatatatatatatatatatatatatatatataaaatcttttttcTAAATCCTAATATTTAGTAATACTTAAAGATATTTCTTAGTTATATAATGTTATAGGTAATGTTGCACTTTGAATTAAATTAGTCaaacattataaaaaaattataacaatattatttatattttttaaattataatataagatCATTacattaattaacaaaaaaatatatgctaaaacaatgtatatttataatttaaccaAAAGTATTAGAATTGGCATCATTGTA
The sequence above is drawn from the Arachis hypogaea cultivar Tifrunner chromosome 4, arahy.Tifrunner.gnm2.J5K5, whole genome shotgun sequence genome and encodes:
- the LOC112796875 gene encoding uncharacterized protein, which produces MSFSIQLLLVLFFSSLFIHVSFGEVVCEELANEACAFSIASSGKRCLLETRRAGGGSVEYQCRTSEVVVERMGDYIETDECVEACGVDRKFVGISSDAFLEPQFSAKLCSPPCYLKCPNIVDLYFNLAAGEGVLLPELCEKQRMNPGRAMFELLSSGAAAPGPLSGFSEDIKAASAPSPL